The nucleotide sequence CCACCGAGTGGCCGAAATTTTGGGCGGTCTGGACATCCTGGTCAACAATGCTGGCTTTGTAGGTACAAGCGGCTTGTCCGGTTGGGTGACGGATATTGAACGGCAGACGACGCAAACCTGGCGTCAGGCGTTTGAAGTCAACCTCACAGCGCCGTTCACCCTGTGCAGGGAATCCATTCCTTATCTGAAAAAGAACGGGTACGGCAGCATTATCAATGTTGCTTCCATTTATGGTGTTCTTGGGCCGGACATGGGCCTGTATGAAGGCACAAGTATGGGTAATCCCATTGCGTACGCCGCGTCCAAGGGGGGGCTTATACAGATGTCGCGCTGGCTCTCCACCGTCCTCGCCCCTGACATTCGCGTCAACAGCATCTGCCCTGGCGGCGTGTGGCGCAACCAGCCAGAGGCTTTTGTGGAGCGCTACAAGGCGCGTACCCCCATGCGACGCATGGCCACGGAAGAAGACATGGTAGGAACTGTCCTCTACCTTGCCAGTGATTTGTCGCGCTATGTCACAGGGCAGAATATCATGATTGATGGCGGCTGGGCTGCGTGGTAATGCGCGCAGCCGCTGACTTGCAAGTCCGGCATACAAAAGCAGCAAAGAAACTATGGTAACGCGCAAAGTAGTTACTCTCGCCGCATGTCCCCTTAAAGAGAACATGATGAAGGTCGTGCATCTGGACGGCCTGTTGCGGGCCGGCATTGATTTTGCGGCCTGGAATGTCTGCGAGGCCATACATGGAAAATTTATTTCCCACGGGGATAGTTCCTGTCCAGACCGCGAGCATGACATCCCCTCCGTGGCGGCATTTGAAGAAGCACTGGATAAGGAAAATCTTGACCAGACCCTCTTCCTGGCGTTCATTGGCTACGAGTATGCCACTGCGGCACTATTTCAGGCCTTGCGACGCCGTGGAGCCGTTATAGGGTATCTCGAAAACATGAGCTGGCATGAGTACGGCGATTTGCCCCGTTGGCAACGTTTGTGGTTGCGAGCCAGAAATCCCTTGTCTTTTTTGACTTTTTTGCGAAAGAAAATGTCCCGCACACGGTTTGGAAACGCCAATGCCGGTTATGACGTGGTCTTTTATGAATCTGCCGCCCGCCGTCCAAAGGAATGCAGCTTGGCCGTACCGGTCAACTCCGTCCTTTATGAGGAGGCCATGCTCTCAGAGTCCCAGACGCCGTACGCGGATGGCCCTTATGCGGTGTATCTTGACACGGCCATGGGGGCACATCCAGATGTCCTGCAGTACACCAACGTGTATCCATCCGGCACGGAATACCGGGCATCGCTCATCGCTTTTTTTGATAGAATCGAGCGGGATCTTGGAGTGAAAGTCGTCATCGCCGCGCACCCAAAGGCAAATTACCGGGGTGACGAGTTCGCGGGCAGACCCATCCTGCGGCAGCAAACCTGCGCCCTTGTGCGCGGTGCGCAACTGGCCCTGAGCGATGGCAGCACTTCAACCCTGTACGCGGTGGCACTGGGCAAGCCAGTTATTTTTATACTTAATGACTGTCTGTTGCGCTGGTGTCGGGCTGTGGGGCGGGAATGCCCCATTTTTGCCGCCATACCCTTACTGCAGGCACGGCGCGCTGAGGCGCTCGGCATGCCGTTGCTGCATATTGACAAGTGTAGCGCAAAACCCTTGCAGTGGCCGCAAGTAAATATAAAAAAATATCAGCAAGAGTGCCTCAACTGGCTATCGCATCCCGGTATGGAGAACGTGAAATCTGAAAAAATTTTTCTTGATGCGCTACAACAACTGGATATTGCGCAATTGCGACAGCCTGCCGCAAACCTCATCGATATGAAGCAGCAACAGCCATGCCGCAACTGACCAAACTGCTTTGGAAGCAGCTTCCACGCGATCGGCGGCAGCAAGGAGCCACCCTGGTGGTTCTTATGGTGTTGGTGGGCCTGAGTGAGCTAGTTTTGACAGCCGCCGTTTCCCTGCTTGGCGTTGCGCTTTCTTCCCCAGGCACATTGGAACAGTTTGAACTGTTGCGTCATGGCGCAGCCCTGGTGCGACAGCTCGTTGCGGCGGATTCACCGGCCATTGCCATGTTGATTTTTTCTTTTTTTGTGGCCGCAAACGCCACGCTTATAAAAAATTTTGTGACAAGCCTGCAAACCTTTTTTCTCAACAGATTTGCACACGGCTTGTCTTGGGAGATGACCAGCAGCCTTTTTCGGGGTTATCTGCTGTCGCCCTATCTGTGGCATCTCAGCCACAACAGCTCAGACCTGCGCACAACTATTGAGTGGCGTGCGTATTTGGCTTTTTTTATTGTGGGTTTTATGAACATGATTAGCCAGGGGTGCATCATCTGTGTGCTTGTTTCCTCCACGCTGCTTGTTGCTCCGCTTGAAGCTTTTTTACTGTACACCATAATTGGATTATCAGCTTTTTCTATTTATAAGAGTGTTCAATATCGTGCAAAAAAGAACGGGGATGATTTAACCTCGTTGCATATGTGTAGCAGTAAAATCCTTACATCCGGGCTGAATGCAATAGAAGAAGTACAGATATACCGCCAACAGGATAAATTTTCACAAAAATATAGCGCATTTTATTCTCCATATACAAAAATAATGGCGTGGAGGGCTGTTTTTCCTTCCATCCCCCAGTGGTGCCTTGAAACCATTGGCTTCTTTGTGCTTTTGGGGCTGGCACAACTTATGGCGATCAGGGGCGAAAGCGTTGCCGCCACAACGGGGACGCTGACCCTGCTGGCGGGCGCCTGCTGGCGTTTGCTGCCCGCTTTCAACAAATTACTGGCGGGCAGTCTGGACTATAAAACTCATTTTGCGGCGGCCAAGTCGCTGCTTGAAGCCATGAATCACAGTGCTGACGAAAATTTAGAGCAGCCGAAGCGGTTTCACTGCAGCCTTGCGCTGGAACATGTCTCTTTTACCTACCCCGAAATGGAAACGCCTGTGCTCCGTAAGGTTTCATTGACCATTTCACGGGGCCAACTTATCGGGTTTGTAGGCCTTTCAGGCATGGGAAAAAGCACGCTGATAAATATTCTGACTGGTCTTGTGTCGCCGACACAAGGCAACGTATGCGTGGACGGAACAGCTGTTGCCACTTTTCCGGGCTATTTGAGAATTGGCTATGTGCCGCAGCAGCCTTATATGCTGGACGATAGCCTGGCGAAGAATATTGCCTTCAGCGACAAAGACTCTGAGCTGGATATGAAACGGGTGCAGCAATGCTGCCAGCTGGCCGCACTGACATTTGTGGATGAGCTCCCGCAAGGGCTAGATACAATTTTGGGAGAACGCGGGGTGCGCCTGTCAGGTGGTCAGTTGCAGCGTGTGGCAATTGCCAGGGCCTTATATTCACAGCCCGAAATCCTGTTTTTTGATGAAGCCACCAGCGCCCTCGACAGTGCTGCAGAAGCCGCCATACAACAGACAATTCTCAAGCTGAAAGAGAATCTTACCGTCGTTTTGGTAGCGCACAGGCTCAGTACGGTACAAGATTGCGATAATATTTTCTGGATACACAGCGGGGAGGTAAGGGCATCCGGCCCACCTAGCGCTGTCCTGCCAGCGTATCAGGAATATCTTGATACCCAGGCAGCAGCCGACAGGCTGTCCTGCGCCTGCCGCTAGGGCGGACGGTCTGGAATTCGGCAACCCAGGTCACTATGCAGCTCTTACTTGTTACCGAAAACTTTTTTTAAAGGCGGCATGGATACCGTCATCATGGAGTTGTACAACCACTGGCCTAATCCGGATGCCGAGCTGGCAATTTTTTGTAGTGGGCCGCACCAGTGTGTTGCGGCACTTGCGCAAACCTTTACACCGGATCGCATGGCGGCACGTTAAGCCGCCACAGTACATGCCTCAACCGTTGCCTCCACGGGGCAGTAAGGAAATACCTATGGCATCAGTACCTCAAACGGCGGAACGGAAGGTTCCCTTTTTTTCAGTCATTATTCCTGCGTACAATTGCGTCGGCTTTTTGCGTGAGGCTCTGCAAAGCCTGCGGGAGCAAACATGCAAGGATTTTGAGGTAATCATAGCCGACAGTCGTTCCACAGACGGCACAGCCACGGTGGCCTCCGAGTTCCCAGATGTGCCATGCTCTGTGTATAATATTGATATTATAGGTAATATCGCAGCTTCCCGTAATGTTGCCGCTGCGCACGCTACCGCACCCTGGCTGGCCTTTCTGGATGCGGACGATTTTTGGGCACCCGGCAAGCTCGCCAGGGTCAGAGATGCCATTGGGGAGCATCCAAAGGCCATCGCGTTTTGCCACGCAGAAAATATATTTAGAGACGGGCAGGTGATTGGCACACAAAGCTATGGGCCGCGCGGCCCTCACTTGCCCTCCAGCCTGTTGTTTGGAGGCAACGCCTTCAGCACTGCGGCCACCGTGTTGCGACGGGACATCTTTGAGCAGGTTGGCGGCTTTGACGAAAACCCTTCCATCATCACCGCAGAGGACTATGACCTTTGGGTGCGCACAACCCCCTTTGGTGAAAGTGTTTTTTTGCCAGATGTGCTGGGCTGTTACAGGCTGCACGGCGGTAATTCCACGGCAAAACTCAAGCGGCATCTGGACGCGACGGAAGCCGTGTTGCACAAGCATCTGACCGCCTATCAGGCCAGGTATGCCTGGGCTGTATATAGAAGAATGTTCAGGTTCACCGCGCGTTGCGCCCTTGATATGGTGCAGCACAAGCACTGGGGGCATGCGTTGGAGTATGCGGTACGCTCGCTGGGCTACGCTGTCCGCATGGCGGCATCGTGGCGGCCAACTCTTCAGGCCTGTCCGCATTCGCCAGAGTAACTCGGGCACCCATAGCCTTGGGTTACAACGTCCTTGGGGGCTTTTATGCCATGCAGCGTGTTTATTTTGTGTTTTTGCTCACGGTGGTGTGGTGTTATGTACTTGCAACCCGAGTGGTATACCTGTGCCCTCCCTGGCATGAACAGCAGGAAACTATATAATGCCGTCGCTTAGGCGTGTTGCCCGCAAACCGGCCACGGCCTTTGCCGCTCTTTTGGGGCAGAGGGGTGATGCCCCGACAGATGCACAGCCCGTGCCGCTGGCAACGGGGAGGGCGGCGTTTGAAATCGGGCTACGCGCTCTGGGTGTTACCTCCGGCGCACAAGTCCTGCTGCCTTCGTACATTTGCGATGTCATGCTTCTGCCGCTGAAGCGAATGGGCCTTTCCCCGCTTTTCTATGACCTTGACGACAGCCTTGCGCCTGATTGGGTAAGCCTGGAAGCTATGCTGCCATCGGCCGCTGCTGCGGTGCTGTTCCATCCCTTTGGGCAGCCGCAGGACAGTGCCCGTTTTGGCGAACTCTGTCTGCGCCATCACGCCATTTTTATCGAAGATAATGCGCACGGCTGGGGTGCCGAAACCGGTAACAAGCCGCTGGGCACTCTGGGGGATATGGGGTTTGTCTCACCCTGGAAGCAGTATGCTGTGCCCCACGGGGCTTTTTTATACCTCAAGGATGCAGCAGCGGCCCAAAAGGCACTGCAGCTTGGCGAAGGACTGCCCGTCCAGCAGATAAGCTATGGTGCGCCCCTTGCCAAAGCACTGGTGCGAAACTTTTTGACGTTGTTCCCGCAGGCGCGGTTGCGCTTGATGCCCCCGGCATATTTGCCGGAGGCTGCCGAGAGCGACCCTGCGCCGCCCCAGAGAATGTCGCCTGCCGTCATGCGGTATCTTGCGCGGCAGCAGGCAACTGATGATGCTGCCCGCCGCCGTGCGCTTTACCAGATATGGGAAGTATGGACGCGTGCGGCCGGCCTTTTGCCGGTTTTTCCTCTGATCCATTCTGCTGCTGCGCCTCTGTGCTTTCCGGCCTATGCCGTAGCGGGAAACAGCCGTGAACAGTGGCTGGAATGGGGCTGGCGGCACGATATCGCCATACATACATGGCCGACTCTGCCGGAACAGCTGCGTCTTATGCCCCCTATCCAGGATCGCTGGAACCGCTTGCTGTGCTTCCCTATCCATCACGAAATTGAACCTCAGGCCTTGCGCCGAATGTTGTACAGCCTGAATCCTCCCGGCTAGAATTTACCAGCTCATCCCTGTCGTGTATTTTGCTGGTCTGTGCCCGATGACAGCAGCAGTCTGCAGGCATCCTGCACCATGCTCCATCTGGCAGGCGCGGGTCTCTATGGCTGAGCAACCACGCGGATACCATCCGAACAGGTCTGAAACCGGGGGACATCCAGCGACGTGCGTTTGGTGATCCACAAAAAAAGGATCGGCAGGCCGCACAGATAATGGAGAATCCAAGGGCAAATTCCTTTCTTGTTTTAAAGCCTACGATATCCGGGGCAGTGTGCCTGCCGAGCTCAACGCACCGCTGACGCGGGCACTGGGCCGAGCAGTGGTGGAAATGCTCGGTGCTGATCGTGTTGTAATCGGGCGTGCCCGCCTTACCGGCTCGGAGTTGCGTGACGCGCCGGCATTGGGGCTACAGCAATCTGCGGCACAGGTGACGGACATCGGCATGTGCGGACTTGCCGAAAAATTGCCGTAACCGGGCAAATGTATTACCGGTGACGCAAAGAATACGGAAACAATGGTACTGAGCATCTTAACCATATGAAAGGAATAGAAAATAAAAATGTTAGGTTGCGGCGAGCCGTCGCTGATTTAAGCCTTGAAATAATTATTCTTGCTGAGGCGGCAAAGGGAAACTTCTGAGCCCCACCCAACGTCGCCAATGTGCGAAGCATGTCCGTGAGCAGACTGGGAGCAGTGAGCGCAAAGTATGTACATGTATTGTAGGGGCAAAGCCGGACTATTCAGCGGTATAAGTCCTCTGCTTGTGAGTTTTGCTCGGTTACGGGTACGGGGCAATACCGACTTCTTGCGGGCAGATGTGTGGGCTATTAGCTATATCGCATATCGTGTAAAGCGAATTGGAAAGCAGTAAGGATTGAAAGTTCCGGTAAAACAGCTCACAAGAAAGCGCTTGTGGCTGAACGATGGTTCCAGCGTTCGCTCAGGCCGGAGTGGAAAAATCACGTCTGATTCTATGATGTTGTGTATTGGCGCACGGCCAATGCAAATCTTTTCGTGTGCGAGTTATCGGCGAATATGCCCGTCATTGCGTGGCGCTACATGTGCGGCCCGCACGATTCGTGCAGAGTAAGTAACGTACCTTTTGGCAGATTTATTTCTGACGCATGGCAGACCAGATGGCATTCGTTCGGACAACGGGTCAGATACATCGCATTGGCTTTAAAGAAGGGTTGTCAAATCTATCTGTACAGACGCAGTATATTGAACCGGGCAGACCTTGGAAAAATAGTTGCCGGAAAGCTTTAACGGTAAGCTTCTGGACAAGCTGCTGGACGGTGAGATGGTTATGACGTTACAGGAAGTCGAAGTGGTTATCGAAAACTGGCACCAGCACTAGGACCACCGTGGGCCGCATCGTTTCTTAACTGCAGGCCTCGTGCCCCATTGAAAGTTTTTACCCTTCCCCAAAGAGGGGAAAGGGGCCGATCTCACCTCTTTCAGAATTATCGGCCAGACAGTGGTAGAAGCAGAACCGCAAAGAGTCTACCACTAGCAGTTAACTTGATATAAAATTGGGCTGGACAATGGGGCAGGAGCAAAGGAATCTCAGTTCCAGGGGCTCGCTGGGCAGATAGTATAAAGCGCAAACACCAGAAAAATCCGCGTCCAATTAAGAGATTCCCATCTCGGAAGATTAAATCAGGGCTGTGCGAGAACGATATGAAGATACTTATTGCTACTGAAAATTTTATGAAAGGTGGTATGGATACCATCATTGTTGAACTTTGCAACAACTGGCCGCACAGCGATGACGAGATTGCCATAGTGTGCAATAAATCGCATCCAGGTATTGAAACATACAAGAATAGAATAAAGCGCCATGTTAGTATTACGGAACATTCTTGGCCTTTTTTTGCTGAGGTGCAGGAGCGTATTCCCCGTAAATGGTGGCGCAAGATTCTCATTCCTTTCGTAAAGTACGGGCTGTTTCTGTACAATGTGCTGGCATTCAAAAAATATTTTATGGCTGGCGGCTTCGACAGGCTGCTTGTCGTTAACGGCGGATATCCAGCTGGCGACACCTGTCGCGCTGCTGCCATAGCTGGTTTGCTGTGCATGGGGGCGCGCAGTGTTGACTTCAACATACACAACCTCGCAAGCTCTGCACCCAAACTCCAGACTATCCCAGAATATCTGATAGACCGTCTCGTGGCAAAATCTTGTAAAAGTGTCATGGTGGTCTCCCGGTCGGTAAAAGAAAGCCTTAAGCTGCGGCCAGGGATGTTTGGCCACTGTCATATTTCAGTCGTGTACAACGGAGTTGCAGCCAAAGACCAGAAAGGTCCAGATGCGGGTGAGCTCTTTGCCCATGCAGCAGATGAACGCTACCTTCTTATGGTGGGTACGTATGAGAGTAGAAAAGGACACGATTTTTTGCTTAAGGTCTTTGAGGCTGTATGGGCGAAACATCCAAAGATTCACCTTGTCTTTTGTGGGCATGGCTCTGCTTCGCAGATTGAGGAAGTTGCTGCCCTAGTGCCAGTATCTTTGCGGAATAGAGTGCACTTGTTGCCTTTTCTGGCAGAGCCGGGCAATCTGTTGGCTGGTGCCTATCTGTTGCTTTCCGGCTCCCAAGAGTATGAATCCTTCGGGCTAACGGTGATTGAGGCCGGGAATGTAGGAGTTCCCGCCGTGGTCACAAATGTGGGTGGGCTGCCAGAGGTTGTGGAGAATGGCGTAACCGGCTTTGTTGCTGAGCGGGCGGATGTTGACGCATTCGCTGCTTGCGTCATGAATCTGCTGAATGACAGTGTATTGCGTTCGCAGATGGGGCTAGCTGCCAAACTGCACGCACAAAACTTTACCCCTGAGGTCATGGCGGAACAGTATGCCAGATTCGTCCGCTCAGATGCGGGGGAAGCTTAGCGTGCTCATCTGAGCGACAGGGCAGACGGCTGGTTGCAACCAGCAGTATCTGAGACGGCGCGCGGAGGATCAAACCTCCTCCATGCAGTTCTGGCCACAGGTATTAGGCTCCGACCCGGCTTCTGGCTGCCGTGGATGTTTATGCTGTGAGTTTGAGCTGTTAGCTATATTATACAGTGAGACGCAAAATTGGCCTTACCCCACTGCGTATACCACTTGCAAGTTAGTGGTTCCCAATGGGTTGCAGCTTGTATTCTTTTCGCGGAATTCTTTCGGTGTCAGCCAGCCCAATGAGCTGTGTGGTCGCCGCTGTGTATCCTGTCGACATGCCTCAACCGTTCTTCGGGCATCGTGCATGGATAGAGATACGTTCTGATTTAAAAACTCATTCCGGATTTTTCGTTAAAGCTATCAATGTGCCAATTACCCGTAGCTTCCCATGGCAAGTAAACTCTATCTGCACCCGTGCTCAAAAG is from Desulfovibrio desulfuricans and encodes:
- a CDS encoding SDR family oxidoreductase — protein: MDILLHGRVALVTGAAGHIGRALCQELASHGASVAVLDVREQDCKLVCEEITAHYGVPALPVPCDLANDESVHAAPHRVAEILGGLDILVNNAGFVGTSGLSGWVTDIERQTTQTWRQAFEVNLTAPFTLCRESIPYLKKNGYGSIINVASIYGVLGPDMGLYEGTSMGNPIAYAASKGGLIQMSRWLSTVLAPDIRVNSICPGGVWRNQPEAFVERYKARTPMRRMATEEDMVGTVLYLASDLSRYVTGQNIMIDGGWAAW
- a CDS encoding ABC transporter ATP-binding protein, whose translation is MPQLTKLLWKQLPRDRRQQGATLVVLMVLVGLSELVLTAAVSLLGVALSSPGTLEQFELLRHGAALVRQLVAADSPAIAMLIFSFFVAANATLIKNFVTSLQTFFLNRFAHGLSWEMTSSLFRGYLLSPYLWHLSHNSSDLRTTIEWRAYLAFFIVGFMNMISQGCIICVLVSSTLLVAPLEAFLLYTIIGLSAFSIYKSVQYRAKKNGDDLTSLHMCSSKILTSGLNAIEEVQIYRQQDKFSQKYSAFYSPYTKIMAWRAVFPSIPQWCLETIGFFVLLGLAQLMAIRGESVAATTGTLTLLAGACWRLLPAFNKLLAGSLDYKTHFAAAKSLLEAMNHSADENLEQPKRFHCSLALEHVSFTYPEMETPVLRKVSLTISRGQLIGFVGLSGMGKSTLINILTGLVSPTQGNVCVDGTAVATFPGYLRIGYVPQQPYMLDDSLAKNIAFSDKDSELDMKRVQQCCQLAALTFVDELPQGLDTILGERGVRLSGGQLQRVAIARALYSQPEILFFDEATSALDSAAEAAIQQTILKLKENLTVVLVAHRLSTVQDCDNIFWIHSGEVRASGPPSAVLPAYQEYLDTQAAADRLSCACR
- a CDS encoding glycosyltransferase — protein: MASVPQTAERKVPFFSVIIPAYNCVGFLREALQSLREQTCKDFEVIIADSRSTDGTATVASEFPDVPCSVYNIDIIGNIAASRNVAAAHATAPWLAFLDADDFWAPGKLARVRDAIGEHPKAIAFCHAENIFRDGQVIGTQSYGPRGPHLPSSLLFGGNAFSTAATVLRRDIFEQVGGFDENPSIITAEDYDLWVRTTPFGESVFLPDVLGCYRLHGGNSTAKLKRHLDATEAVLHKHLTAYQARYAWAVYRRMFRFTARCALDMVQHKHWGHALEYAVRSLGYAVRMAASWRPTLQACPHSPE
- a CDS encoding DegT/DnrJ/EryC1/StrS family aminotransferase, with product MPSLRRVARKPATAFAALLGQRGDAPTDAQPVPLATGRAAFEIGLRALGVTSGAQVLLPSYICDVMLLPLKRMGLSPLFYDLDDSLAPDWVSLEAMLPSAAAAVLFHPFGQPQDSARFGELCLRHHAIFIEDNAHGWGAETGNKPLGTLGDMGFVSPWKQYAVPHGAFLYLKDAAAAQKALQLGEGLPVQQISYGAPLAKALVRNFLTLFPQARLRLMPPAYLPEAAESDPAPPQRMSPAVMRYLARQQATDDAARRRALYQIWEVWTRAAGLLPVFPLIHSAAAPLCFPAYAVAGNSREQWLEWGWRHDIAIHTWPTLPEQLRLMPPIQDRWNRLLCFPIHHEIEPQALRRMLYSLNPPG
- a CDS encoding glycosyltransferase family 4 protein; amino-acid sequence: MKILIATENFMKGGMDTIIVELCNNWPHSDDEIAIVCNKSHPGIETYKNRIKRHVSITEHSWPFFAEVQERIPRKWWRKILIPFVKYGLFLYNVLAFKKYFMAGGFDRLLVVNGGYPAGDTCRAAAIAGLLCMGARSVDFNIHNLASSAPKLQTIPEYLIDRLVAKSCKSVMVVSRSVKESLKLRPGMFGHCHISVVYNGVAAKDQKGPDAGELFAHAADERYLLMVGTYESRKGHDFLLKVFEAVWAKHPKIHLVFCGHGSASQIEEVAALVPVSLRNRVHLLPFLAEPGNLLAGAYLLLSGSQEYESFGLTVIEAGNVGVPAVVTNVGGLPEVVENGVTGFVAERADVDAFAACVMNLLNDSVLRSQMGLAAKLHAQNFTPEVMAEQYARFVRSDAGEA
- a CDS encoding integrase core domain-containing protein — protein: MRNEFLNQNVSLSMHDARRTVEACRQDTQRRPHSSLGWLTPKEFREKNTSCNPLGTTNLQVVYAVG